One Thermosphaera aggregans DNA segment encodes these proteins:
- a CDS encoding AEC family transporter, producing the protein MNDSFILVAIILSAFLAKTAYQRFFTRRELFDAFTNLLTNTVYYLLVPLAFIYTFSTRSLAESDVLIVASFALYIAVAGLSFKYISRTWRDDVRNAALLTVLFPNAVFLGFPVSLALFGDVKIASILGLATLTFNVLIPDFIALKKIDLLKILKLPALIGFLIGVFFNQLGHPGTYVSGLLWWAPKILSYLATFVLGLRLQLGGITSDMVKKPLLVTVLYRFIIAPVVAVCFALSVGFSWIESIQLAVVSGMPPAVLNTLMASKYGWRPDLVAYITFILTIPTVLALPLIGALAFH; encoded by the coding sequence ATGAACGATTCATTCATCCTTGTCGCTATAATTTTATCCGCATTCTTGGCGAAAACAGCTTACCAGAGATTTTTCACCCGGCGTGAATTATTTGATGCTTTCACCAACCTCTTAACTAATACTGTGTATTATCTACTCGTTCCGCTAGCATTCATATATACTTTTTCGACCAGAAGCCTTGCAGAGAGCGATGTTTTAATAGTAGCATCATTTGCCTTGTATATCGCCGTAGCAGGCTTATCATTCAAGTACATATCCAGGACGTGGAGAGATGATGTGAGAAATGCGGCCCTTCTCACCGTTCTCTTTCCCAACGCGGTTTTCCTAGGGTTTCCGGTCAGCCTCGCCTTGTTCGGTGATGTGAAAATAGCGTCAATACTGGGGCTGGCAACCCTTACTTTTAATGTTTTAATACCCGATTTCATCGCGTTGAAAAAGATTGACTTGCTTAAAATCTTGAAACTCCCCGCGTTGATAGGGTTTCTCATAGGAGTATTTTTTAACCAGCTGGGGCATCCCGGCACATATGTCTCAGGCCTGCTCTGGTGGGCACCTAAAATCCTTAGCTACTTAGCAACTTTTGTCCTCGGCTTAAGACTGCAGCTAGGTGGGATCACATCCGACATGGTTAAGAAACCGTTACTAGTAACGGTCTTGTACCGATTTATCATCGCTCCTGTCGTAGCAGTATGCTTCGCATTATCCGTTGGATTCTCATGGATCGAGTCAATCCAGCTAGCTGTAGTATCGGGAATGCCGCCGGCTGTTTTAAACACTCTAATGGCGTCGAAATATGGATGGAGGCCTGACCTTGTTGCATATATCACATTCATCCTCACCATCCCAACAGTGCTAGCACTGCCTCTCATCGGAGCCCTGGCATTTCATTAG
- a CDS encoding TrpB-like pyridoxal phosphate-dependent enzyme, translating to MVLKAPQDSSIIPTQWYNIIPDLPENLPPPILPNGQVAGPEILEEIFPRELVRQEVSSERYIKIPDEILQNYAQAGRPTPLIRARNLEIALKTSARIFFKYEGVLPAGSHKFNTAVAQAYYNMREGVDRLCTETGAGQWGSALSLAGSLFGIKIRVYMVRASYNQKPLRRILMETYGAEVHPSPSSLTRVGRKYLEENPNHPGSLGIAISEAIEDVLSSNGTAKYSLGSVLNHVLLHQTVIGMEALKQLESIGIGVEEVSHVVGCVGGGSNFAGLSYPFIQYKLSGRANTVFIAVEPKAVPSMTMGEYKYDYGDSAGLTPMLKMHTLGHDYVPPPIHAGGLRYHGVAPTLSVLVKNGIVNPIAYSQREVFEAGVLFARTQGIVPAPESAHAVKAVIDIARRYTKGYEKPVILFNLSGHGLLDLAGYSEYLNGRLQDT from the coding sequence ATGGTGTTAAAAGCCCCTCAAGACTCATCTATTATTCCCACGCAATGGTACAACATAATCCCCGACCTCCCCGAAAACCTGCCACCACCAATCCTTCCCAACGGGCAGGTTGCAGGACCAGAAATTCTTGAAGAAATATTTCCCAGGGAGCTAGTCAGGCAGGAAGTATCTAGTGAAAGATATATCAAAATCCCCGATGAAATACTCCAGAACTATGCACAAGCGGGTAGGCCAACCCCTCTCATAAGAGCGAGGAATCTTGAAATAGCTTTGAAAACCAGTGCAAGAATATTCTTTAAGTATGAAGGCGTCCTCCCAGCAGGCTCCCACAAGTTCAATACCGCTGTGGCTCAAGCATACTACAATATGAGGGAAGGGGTGGATAGATTATGTACTGAGACAGGGGCGGGCCAATGGGGTAGTGCGCTATCCCTAGCAGGAAGTCTCTTCGGAATTAAGATCAGGGTCTACATGGTGAGGGCGAGCTACAACCAGAAACCGTTGCGGAGGATCTTAATGGAAACCTATGGTGCAGAAGTTCATCCGAGTCCTAGTTCGCTAACACGTGTTGGGAGAAAGTATCTTGAGGAAAACCCTAACCACCCTGGTAGCTTGGGGATTGCTATTTCGGAAGCGATCGAGGATGTGTTATCGAGCAACGGCACGGCTAAGTATAGCCTTGGGAGCGTGCTAAACCACGTGTTATTACACCAGACAGTCATAGGTATGGAAGCGTTGAAGCAGTTGGAAAGTATTGGAATCGGTGTTGAAGAAGTCTCGCACGTAGTGGGATGTGTTGGAGGAGGAAGTAATTTCGCAGGCCTCTCATACCCTTTCATACAATACAAGCTATCGGGGAGAGCAAACACTGTCTTCATAGCTGTAGAGCCTAAGGCTGTACCGTCCATGACGATGGGCGAATATAAATATGACTACGGGGATTCCGCGGGATTAACGCCCATGTTGAAAATGCACACGCTCGGACACGACTACGTGCCCCCGCCTATTCACGCAGGAGGGCTTAGATACCATGGGGTGGCTCCAACACTCAGCGTGCTAGTGAAGAACGGGATCGTAAACCCTATCGCCTACTCGCAGCGGGAAGTGTTCGAGGCGGGGGTATTGTTTGCTAGAACACAGGGTATTGTGCCCGCCCCGGAGAGTGCACACGCTGTTAAAGCAGTGATAGATATTGCTAGAAGATATACTAAAGGATATGAAAAACCTGTTATACTGTTCAACCTCAGCGGTCATGGATTACTGGACCTCGCTGGATACAGCGAGTATTTGAACGGCAGGCTTCAAGACACTTAG
- a CDS encoding sodium:solute symporter family protein, with protein MNSIHLIALLIYFAVGTLIAYVSRRMGVKSASDYYVAGGRMGALLAAGTYAATTYSAFMMVGLVGLTYQTGVGALGFELVYLVSTVTILSTLGFKIWKLARTRKWISPSQMIGDLYGSKTLAVTVAFLYLFAMIPYTVAQIQGLGVIFQVSGLEYVHGVMLGAAIILLWIVLAGIWSVASTDLYQGILMLAGGLVFLSWTASTLSQAADISEVFETLGDQGFLGLTSFWSMQVFLAYTIPWVFFAVTNPQVVSRFYVHRDVNAYKKSVALFSAYGFIYTFIAISIGLFARMLAIGGLIPEDLPRDSVTPSLLKLMTPASSAIVSVSIMAAAISTANSIVLSVSSSVFKDILNREEKSLRAAFIINLLLTLTASGLAILRLGYIVDLSVLTSVLLLPLAPITLLGIWRQGKLFTASRIAAVAAIVTGAGIGVYGFIAYGAAKTFTMSYLHLPISAWVLLSSTIILVLGSMVDELRRKSEK; from the coding sequence ATGAACTCGATCCACCTTATCGCTCTTCTCATCTACTTCGCCGTGGGAACACTCATCGCTTACGTGTCTAGAAGAATGGGTGTTAAATCAGCTTCAGACTATTACGTAGCAGGCGGGAGAATGGGCGCGTTGTTGGCTGCAGGAACTTATGCGGCGACCACTTACAGCGCGTTCATGATGGTGGGGCTGGTTGGTTTAACATATCAAACCGGTGTGGGCGCCCTTGGTTTTGAGCTAGTGTATCTTGTTTCAACCGTGACTATTCTATCAACCCTGGGGTTTAAGATATGGAAGTTAGCGAGGACTAGGAAATGGATATCCCCGTCGCAAATGATAGGGGACTTGTATGGTTCTAAAACCCTGGCGGTTACGGTGGCATTTTTGTACTTGTTCGCGATGATTCCTTACACCGTCGCTCAGATCCAAGGGTTAGGCGTCATATTCCAGGTAAGCGGTCTCGAGTATGTTCACGGCGTCATGCTTGGAGCGGCCATAATCCTGCTATGGATAGTTCTCGCAGGAATTTGGAGCGTTGCATCAACGGATCTATACCAGGGAATATTAATGCTTGCGGGAGGCTTGGTCTTCCTGTCCTGGACAGCATCCACGCTTTCGCAGGCGGCAGACATCTCGGAGGTTTTTGAAACTCTCGGGGATCAGGGATTTCTGGGATTAACGAGCTTCTGGAGCATGCAAGTCTTCCTGGCGTACACTATTCCCTGGGTGTTTTTCGCCGTAACCAATCCACAGGTGGTATCCAGGTTTTATGTTCACAGAGACGTTAACGCTTATAAAAAAAGTGTAGCACTATTCTCTGCTTACGGCTTCATATACACGTTCATCGCAATATCCATCGGATTATTTGCTAGAATGCTGGCCATAGGCGGCTTAATACCGGAAGACTTGCCGAGGGATTCCGTCACACCGAGTCTTTTAAAACTAATGACCCCTGCCTCATCAGCTATTGTAAGCGTATCGATCATGGCGGCAGCTATCTCCACAGCTAACAGTATCGTTCTCTCAGTGTCAAGCTCAGTGTTCAAGGACATTTTAAACCGAGAGGAGAAATCACTAAGAGCAGCATTCATTATCAACCTGCTCCTAACACTCACCGCCTCCGGGCTCGCCATCCTGAGGCTTGGATACATAGTTGACTTGTCAGTTCTCACCTCAGTTCTCCTGCTACCTCTAGCACCCATTACTTTGCTAGGTATTTGGAGGCAGGGTAAGCTCTTCACAGCTTCGAGAATTGCTGCTGTCGCAGCGATTGTTACAGGGGCGGGAATAGGGGTCTACGGGTTCATAGCTTACGGGGCAGCTAAGACCTTTACAATGTCTTACCTCCACCTCCCCATCTCAGCATGGGTCCTCTTATCCTCGACCATAATATTGGTGCTGGGGAGCATGGTTGACGAATTAAGAAGGAAGAGTGAAAAATAA
- a CDS encoding BMP family lipoprotein, which translates to MKSIARTTLILVLVAIVVIAGVAVVMLGGFYQGGTQPSKEVKVLVLFDVGGRGDLSFNDMAWLGAEKAKNELNVKVDYTTPRSVADMENILRSYSESGEYDLIVLVGFLWTDPLNKTADNYPNQKYALIDASTFVNRNNEVDILFREQEVGALVGVLASGMAKSLNANKVGAVAGMSIPPLWRFHIGYLFGIKYFELKTGYNVSLLWQYTNTFTDPQVGYNTAWQMLQQGAPVLYGLAGYTHVGMMDAVVDWNKNQMGKAFAIGQDASQEWYAPEYIPLSGAKRVDVAVYTAIKMVVENKWEPGIKALGLAESGVGIWDLEGVRTFAEWARDVGKLKDYTVDEVVSIVNQTRTQYIDSSTWAVYNELYQKIASGEIAFKDPVSVDEYNSIIDALINGNLNAALFKGSI; encoded by the coding sequence ATGAAGTCTATTGCTAGAACAACCCTAATCCTAGTACTTGTTGCAATAGTAGTTATAGCAGGTGTTGCAGTAGTAATGTTAGGGGGGTTCTACCAGGGTGGTACACAACCTAGTAAGGAGGTTAAGGTTCTCGTCCTGTTTGATGTCGGTGGCAGGGGAGACTTAAGCTTCAACGACATGGCATGGCTGGGAGCTGAGAAAGCTAAGAACGAGCTTAATGTTAAAGTGGATTACACAACCCCCAGGTCTGTTGCCGACATGGAAAACATTCTACGATCCTACTCCGAGAGCGGTGAGTACGACTTAATAGTGCTTGTCGGGTTCCTATGGACAGACCCGCTCAACAAAACTGCTGATAATTATCCGAACCAGAAGTACGCTTTGATCGATGCTTCGACATTTGTAAACAGAAATAATGAAGTGGACATACTTTTCAGGGAGCAGGAGGTTGGAGCACTCGTAGGGGTTTTAGCATCGGGGATGGCTAAAAGCCTTAACGCGAACAAGGTGGGTGCTGTAGCAGGGATGAGCATACCGCCTCTCTGGAGGTTCCACATAGGGTATCTCTTCGGAATAAAGTATTTCGAATTAAAGACAGGGTACAATGTAAGCCTCTTATGGCAGTACACCAACACTTTCACGGATCCACAGGTAGGCTACAACACTGCATGGCAGATGCTCCAGCAGGGAGCCCCGGTATTGTACGGGTTGGCTGGGTATACGCATGTAGGCATGATGGATGCTGTCGTCGACTGGAATAAGAATCAAATGGGGAAGGCGTTCGCAATAGGGCAGGATGCGAGCCAGGAGTGGTATGCTCCCGAGTATATTCCACTTAGCGGTGCGAAAAGAGTGGATGTCGCCGTGTACACGGCTATAAAAATGGTCGTTGAGAACAAGTGGGAGCCTGGAATCAAGGCCCTTGGGCTCGCTGAGTCAGGTGTGGGTATATGGGATTTGGAAGGTGTGAGAACGTTCGCGGAATGGGCTCGTGATGTTGGCAAACTGAAAGATTACACCGTGGACGAGGTCGTGTCCATAGTGAACCAGACTAGAACTCAATACATTGATTCATCCACATGGGCCGTCTACAACGAGCTTTACCAGAAGATTGCGAGCGGTGAGATAGCTTTCAAAGACCCTGTCAGCGTCGATGAATATAATAGCATAATAGATGCATTGATCAACGGCAATTTGAACGCTGCGCTCTTCAAGGGTTCGATATAA
- a CDS encoding ABC transporter ATP-binding protein — translation MVKEPLVRLENISKTYPDGVKALDNVSIEIYPGEILGLLGENGAGKTTLMRILYGEIKPSSGRIYIKGREVNLHGPWDALKHGIRMIYQHFSLIDEFTVMENMHLFMSTIDKKATIDETRRKVEEVLKTLGFQILLDEPVARLPIGAQQKVEIIKSLITGAEILILDEPTSVLNPLEIEELFRLIKKLRENGVSVIFISHKLKEIKELTDRVVVLRKGRKVGEAETANIDESTLAKMMIGEELPELNQTVKTSSNNLSREILVLEDIEVKGDKEQSTLKGISLRIRSGEVVGVAGIQGNGQKELAETIIGLRKPIKGRILFENEDIASLSVEDRLRKGISFIPESRKIGLIGEMDISANILLTNHMHLVSRFGVVRTKELENLSLRVIKDYEVVAASPRVLVKHLSGGNQQKVMTGRELVKNPKLLVAMEPTQGLDVKSTQQIRRLLLDHRNKGGAVLLISSDLEELLTLSDRLVIMFNGRITTEGTPGGLTVEKIGLCMGGSC, via the coding sequence ATGGTGAAAGAGCCTCTAGTGAGGCTTGAAAACATAAGCAAAACATACCCTGATGGAGTTAAAGCCCTGGACAACGTGTCTATCGAGATATATCCAGGCGAAATACTCGGGCTCCTCGGCGAGAACGGTGCGGGTAAAACCACTTTGATGAGGATTTTATACGGTGAGATAAAGCCGTCCTCAGGCAGGATTTACATAAAAGGACGGGAGGTAAACTTACACGGTCCATGGGATGCTTTGAAGCATGGGATAAGAATGATATACCAGCATTTCTCGCTAATCGATGAATTCACCGTAATGGAGAATATGCACCTATTCATGAGCACTATTGATAAAAAAGCAACCATCGATGAAACACGTAGAAAGGTGGAGGAAGTTCTTAAAACCCTGGGGTTTCAAATCCTATTAGATGAGCCAGTTGCTCGACTACCCATAGGTGCTCAACAAAAGGTTGAAATAATTAAATCACTTATAACTGGGGCTGAAATCCTAATACTCGACGAGCCAACGAGCGTCTTAAACCCTCTTGAGATAGAGGAATTATTCAGACTGATAAAAAAGCTACGTGAGAACGGTGTTTCAGTTATTTTCATCTCGCATAAGTTGAAAGAAATCAAGGAGTTGACAGATAGAGTTGTAGTGTTGAGAAAGGGAAGAAAGGTTGGAGAGGCTGAAACAGCTAACATTGATGAGTCAACGCTTGCGAAGATGATGATTGGGGAGGAATTACCCGAGCTTAATCAAACAGTTAAAACATCATCAAACAATCTCTCTAGGGAAATCCTCGTCCTAGAAGATATTGAAGTAAAAGGCGATAAGGAACAGAGCACTCTGAAAGGGATTTCCTTGAGAATACGCAGCGGTGAAGTTGTAGGGGTTGCGGGCATACAGGGCAATGGCCAGAAGGAACTAGCTGAGACCATTATAGGATTGAGGAAGCCTATTAAAGGAAGGATCTTGTTTGAAAACGAGGATATCGCAAGCCTATCTGTAGAGGATAGGTTGCGGAAAGGAATATCGTTTATCCCTGAGTCGAGGAAGATCGGGCTTATAGGTGAAATGGATATATCTGCAAACATTCTGCTTACGAATCATATGCACTTGGTAAGCAGGTTCGGTGTTGTAAGGACAAAGGAATTAGAGAATTTATCATTGAGAGTAATAAAGGATTACGAGGTAGTGGCCGCCAGCCCAAGGGTTCTCGTTAAACATCTCAGTGGTGGGAATCAGCAAAAAGTTATGACGGGCCGGGAACTCGTTAAAAACCCTAAGTTATTGGTAGCCATGGAGCCGACTCAGGGACTTGATGTAAAATCTACTCAGCAAATAAGAAGACTTCTCCTCGATCACAGAAACAAGGGAGGCGCTGTCCTACTTATCTCCTCAGATCTTGAGGAGCTTTTAACGTTAAGTGACCGCTTAGTTATCATGTTCAACGGTAGGATCACAACAGAGGGCACACCTGGTGGTTTAACTGTGGAGAAAATAGGATTGTGCATGGGTGGTTCTTGTTGA
- a CDS encoding ABC transporter permease encodes MSGKPGILKKLFENIASRRREYGLALLEVSLSILSSLIITAFIMILMGYPSDLSLVAYSVMFSKGFDNASYLLSRASPLILTALAFLYPSLTGLFNIGGEGQLYVGAIASLIIALYTGNSLLALIAGGLAGAALGMLLAVLRVYRNVNEVVAAIMINWALFNISMFAIATYLADPSIPHLTRQVPDTAKLPLMDLGFLRLNTSFLVALAAAIGGAFLFYRTRLGFAMRVSGLNPFASMIAGFENRKLMLTSFALGGAMAGLGGSILVLGIVHRLDTMMMSLYGYGFLGIGASLLGRNNPIGVVVSSIFLSGLLIGGQWIETRLGLPHQVADLIIGIIVISLAIPFAYHYMKAVLKVKRK; translated from the coding sequence TTGAGCGGGAAGCCGGGTATTTTAAAGAAATTGTTTGAGAACATTGCCAGCAGGAGAAGAGAATACGGGCTAGCTTTATTAGAAGTCTCATTATCAATTCTCTCATCCCTCATTATTACAGCCTTTATAATGATTCTTATGGGATACCCGTCAGACCTGTCCTTAGTAGCATACTCTGTGATGTTTAGCAAGGGGTTTGACAATGCTAGCTACCTCTTATCAAGAGCCTCTCCACTGATTCTCACCGCATTAGCCTTTCTGTATCCCTCGCTAACCGGATTGTTCAATATCGGGGGAGAAGGTCAGTTATACGTTGGAGCCATAGCTTCACTTATAATAGCCTTGTACACCGGCAACTCGCTGTTAGCCTTAATAGCCGGAGGCTTAGCAGGTGCAGCTCTGGGCATGTTGCTAGCGGTCTTGAGGGTTTACAGGAATGTTAACGAGGTTGTAGCAGCGATAATGATCAACTGGGCTCTCTTCAACATCTCGATGTTTGCCATAGCGACTTATCTGGCAGACCCGTCTATACCGCATTTGACACGGCAAGTTCCTGACACGGCGAAGCTACCTTTAATGGATTTAGGATTCCTTAGGTTGAATACTTCCTTCCTTGTAGCGCTTGCAGCAGCTATTGGCGGGGCGTTCCTGTTCTACAGGACGAGACTAGGGTTCGCAATGAGGGTTTCAGGCCTTAATCCATTCGCTTCAATGATTGCTGGGTTTGAAAACAGAAAATTGATGCTAACATCGTTTGCTCTGGGGGGTGCTATGGCTGGTCTCGGCGGCTCCATCCTAGTCCTAGGAATCGTACACAGGCTTGACACCATGATGATGAGCCTGTACGGGTATGGGTTTCTGGGTATAGGGGCAAGCCTTTTAGGGAGAAACAACCCTATTGGGGTAGTGGTTTCAAGTATTTTTCTCTCAGGGCTTCTAATAGGAGGACAGTGGATTGAGACCAGGCTCGGGCTTCCCCATCAGGTAGCGGATTTGATAATAGGTATAATTGTCATATCCCTGGCGATACCCTTTGCGTATCATTACATGAAGGCCGTGCTTAAGGTGAAGCGGAAATGA
- a CDS encoding ABC transporter permease — MIPVEDIVTLLSLSLTSMTPLLLASAGEILTEKSGVVNIGLEGIMILSALTSAIITHYTGNPYLALLISSTVGLATGLLMGYLSSYLHSNQIVVGTGINMLALGVATLALYRLWGEYGGSPSVEKLADLQLPIGNAILTLKPVSVIAVVLAVASWYLLEKTTWGLRIRACGENPHSAEAMGVNVYRTRLLLTGVGGFYTGLAGSFLVVNWVGFFSREMTSGRGFVALANVSFSNWNPLTAIAGAFLFGFFEAFATWLSLKVQQLMLPEYLTFLRTSGQNLFKALPYLATLITVVVIMKKVKMPRALGKPYIKE, encoded by the coding sequence ATGATACCTGTCGAAGACATTGTAACCTTATTATCCCTCTCTCTTACATCGATGACGCCGCTTTTGCTCGCCTCTGCAGGAGAGATTCTCACTGAGAAATCCGGTGTAGTCAACATTGGTCTCGAAGGCATTATGATACTCAGCGCTTTAACCAGCGCTATAATAACACACTATACAGGTAATCCATATCTGGCACTATTAATCTCGTCCACCGTAGGTCTTGCGACAGGTTTGCTGATGGGATACTTGAGCTCCTATCTTCACAGCAACCAGATAGTGGTGGGCACGGGAATAAACATGTTAGCTCTTGGGGTGGCGACCCTAGCGCTTTATAGGCTCTGGGGGGAATACGGGGGGTCTCCTAGTGTGGAGAAGCTGGCGGATCTCCAACTGCCCATAGGCAACGCAATACTTACCTTGAAGCCGGTGAGCGTTATTGCAGTAGTGCTTGCAGTAGCTTCATGGTACTTGCTGGAGAAAACTACGTGGGGCCTCCGGATAAGGGCTTGCGGCGAGAACCCTCACTCCGCCGAGGCCATGGGGGTTAATGTATACAGGACCAGGCTTCTACTAACAGGTGTCGGCGGGTTTTACACCGGATTGGCTGGTTCCTTCCTAGTTGTCAACTGGGTTGGATTCTTCAGCAGGGAGATGACTTCGGGCAGGGGCTTTGTCGCACTGGCAAATGTATCCTTCAGCAACTGGAACCCGTTAACGGCCATAGCAGGAGCCTTCCTATTCGGATTTTTCGAGGCTTTTGCAACGTGGCTGTCGCTGAAGGTTCAACAATTGATGCTTCCCGAGTACTTAACCTTCTTGAGGACAAGCGGGCAGAACCTGTTCAAAGCCCTCCCATACCTGGCTACGCTCATCACTGTAGTAGTGATCATGAAGAAGGTTAAGATGCCGAGGGCTCTCGGCAAGCCTTACATTAAGGAGTAG
- a CDS encoding alcohol dehydrogenase catalytic domain-containing protein produces MKALVLHAPKDLRLEEVEDPRPGSGEVLIRVKRVGICGTDKAFYKGSYRPGKLPIIPGHELVGKIVDVGKGVEPSLIGVNVTSEINFYCGKCSFCRAGLKTHCPYRETLGITRDGGMAEYVISRSDLVHNVEGLSEVQSAFVEPLASIVEMLELAPVASFHSVAVIGVGTIGLLALRTISSITRPRRLIAVVRKDSPKQVFVENSNVDEIVDEAEIAEYVKKHTDEGQGFDYVVEATGSPDGMKLAVEIVKPRGVISVKSTHGVPIYFDVTKFVVKEARLVGSRCGPFEKAIELLRNGLVKVDDLVTSEYPLSEGVEAFARSFQRDQVKVHILV; encoded by the coding sequence ATGAAGGCTCTGGTGCTTCACGCTCCGAAAGACCTGCGCTTAGAAGAGGTCGAAGATCCGAGACCAGGTAGTGGCGAGGTACTAATAAGGGTTAAAAGAGTAGGAATCTGTGGAACAGATAAAGCTTTCTACAAGGGAAGCTACAGACCGGGTAAGCTACCCATAATCCCCGGCCACGAGCTGGTTGGGAAAATAGTAGATGTTGGGAAAGGGGTTGAGCCTTCTCTAATCGGTGTTAACGTGACGAGCGAGATAAACTTCTACTGTGGAAAATGCTCCTTCTGTAGGGCGGGGTTGAAAACCCACTGCCCCTACAGGGAAACCCTCGGGATAACTAGGGACGGGGGCATGGCGGAGTACGTGATATCGAGATCTGACCTCGTCCACAATGTTGAAGGGCTTTCAGAGGTTCAATCAGCCTTCGTTGAACCCCTTGCTTCGATAGTAGAGATGCTGGAGCTTGCGCCTGTCGCAAGCTTTCACAGCGTCGCTGTCATAGGTGTGGGAACCATAGGCCTGCTCGCGTTAAGAACCATATCATCTATTACACGTCCGAGAAGACTTATCGCCGTTGTTAGAAAAGACTCTCCAAAACAGGTTTTCGTTGAAAATTCAAACGTGGATGAAATTGTTGATGAAGCCGAGATAGCTGAATACGTTAAAAAGCACACTGATGAGGGACAAGGATTCGACTACGTGGTGGAAGCCACCGGGAGCCCTGATGGCATGAAACTAGCGGTTGAAATTGTAAAGCCTAGGGGGGTCATCTCGGTTAAATCCACCCATGGAGTCCCAATCTATTTCGACGTTACTAAATTTGTCGTGAAAGAAGCAAGGCTCGTTGGAAGCCGGTGCGGGCCTTTTGAAAAAGCAATCGAGCTTTTAAGAAACGGACTCGTCAAGGTCGATGATCTCGTGACCAGTGAATACCCTCTTAGTGAAGGTGTTGAAGCCTTTGCGAGAAGTTTTCAACGAGATCAGGTGAAGGTTCACATACTAGTTTAA
- a CDS encoding recombinase family protein codes for MLERQVEYPTQYCSSKGYRVVDVLSDTVGSLNTTRKGLLKLLDCVVNEQVDVIVATYKDRLMRFGFEYLDLFFRQHDVRVEIVLGEEPKDFYQELVEDSLAIVTTDNFPFRAGRRLVEPSPALNAAF; via the coding sequence TTGTTAGAGAGACAGGTTGAGTATCCAACACAGTACTGTAGTTCCAAGGGATATAGAGTAGTCGATGTTTTAAGTGACACGGTCGGCAGCCTCAATACCACCCGTAAAGGTCTGCTCAAGCTCCTCGACTGCGTAGTGAATGAACAGGTCGACGTAATAGTTGCTACGTATAAAGATAGATTAATGAGGTTTGGCTTTGAATACCTAGACCTCTTCTTCAGGCAACATGATGTTAGAGTGGAGATTGTTCTCGGCGAAGAGCCAAAAGACTTTTACCAAGAACTGGTGGAAGACTCGCTGGCAATAGTTACAACTGATAACTTCCCCTTCAGGGCTGGAAGGAGATTAGTCGAACCCTCCCCTGCACTGAATGCCGCGTTCTAA
- a CDS encoding SPL family radical SAM protein produces the protein MFKTCQIIKQRTMTALSRSGLPGLDYALNPYIGCMHACIYCYARLYTRDKKVSENWGRVVIVKENLLEVLNNEVKRLRRGVVGVGTITDAYQPVEAVYKLTREAVKILLKNGFKISIQTKNPLVLRDVDVLSAGKELVDIGFTITSIECGRSRTLEPNAPCPEARIEALRKLSRSGFNTWIFYGPIIPGFNDDEDTITLLVDIASETKSILYYDPLHFKPFMKSPSHPLHSLYASRAFPQRIRKTIYHLRQKCLERGIQCRGGFD, from the coding sequence TTGTTTAAGACTTGTCAAATCATTAAGCAGAGAACAATGACGGCTTTATCAAGGAGCGGGTTACCGGGTCTGGACTATGCTTTAAACCCTTACATAGGTTGCATGCACGCCTGCATATACTGCTACGCTAGGCTTTACACACGTGATAAGAAAGTATCCGAGAACTGGGGGAGAGTTGTAATCGTCAAGGAAAACCTTCTCGAAGTCTTAAACAACGAGGTTAAAAGACTGAGGAGGGGCGTGGTTGGTGTTGGAACAATAACCGATGCATACCAGCCCGTTGAAGCCGTGTATAAACTCACAAGGGAGGCTGTGAAAATCCTGCTGAAAAACGGGTTCAAGATTTCCATTCAAACCAAAAACCCACTTGTATTAAGAGATGTTGATGTTTTAAGCGCTGGTAAAGAACTCGTCGACATCGGCTTCACCATCACCTCCATCGAATGCGGTAGGTCGAGAACATTGGAGCCTAACGCGCCTTGTCCAGAAGCAAGAATAGAAGCCTTGAGAAAACTCAGCAGGTCTGGATTTAACACATGGATTTTCTACGGACCCATCATACCAGGGTTCAACGATGACGAAGATACCATAACACTCCTTGTAGACATCGCATCTGAAACAAAAAGTATCCTATACTACGACCCTCTTCACTTCAAGCCATTCATGAAGAGTCCAAGCCACCCATTGCACTCTCTTTACGCTTCAAGAGCGTTTCCGCAAAGAATTAGGAAAACAATCTATCATCTACGTCAAAAATGTTTAGAACGCGGCATTCAGTGCAGGGGAGGGTTCGACTAA